The sequence below is a genomic window from Lolium perenne isolate Kyuss_39 chromosome 7, Kyuss_2.0, whole genome shotgun sequence.
AATTGGGCAGTTACAAAGGAAATTGCTAACAAACCAACATTGACGGAAGGTGATTATTGCAGAAAATGTTATAGGCGGAGGGCCATTCTTTGCCAAACTATCCTTTTACTCCCAAATAATAGAAAATGCTACAAAGGAAATTATTGTACACTTAATGTAATGGCATAAGGAGAGTAGCTTTGTAGTCCAGTAGATGGGCAGAATGGTCTACAAATTACACCCAACGGAGCACTGCTGCAAACAGAAGATTAACATAATGGTGTGGAGGGAGAGAACCCCAAACTTTATCTTGTGTGCAGGGAACAAGCCATTGGGCAGTTGCATGTAGCCATGTAGGAAACTTAGCGAAGAATTATCTTATGATAAACTGATACGAATGCACATTAGTAATCAGTTCAAAATAATCCATGGAATGGAAGTGCTTTTTTTGTTGTTGCTAGGAAGGCTTTTTTAGAACACAAGGTATTTTTACTCATCGTAAAGGTGCGGCTGCACGCCTGCACCATGGTGTTTATATATGCCTGGAGCAAGCTGCCACTGCCTCGCACACAGAATGGCCCCTGTTGTAGTCCTAGCGCTCGCCGccttgccgctcttgttcttgcTTGCCAAGGCCATATGGGTCACCATCTCCTGCTACTACCTGACGCCGGCGAGGATCCGGAGGATCTTGTCCAGTCAAGGAGTCCATGGCCCCAGTCCGCGCCTCCTGGTCGGAAACCTCCGTGACGTCTCTGCCCTGGTCGCCGAGTCCACCGCCGGTGACATGGGCTCCCTCAGCCACGACATCGTCGGCCGCCTCCTGCCGCACTACGTCCTCTGGTCCAAGACGTTCGGTGAGTTTGATTGCATTGATCACGGGCGTGGCGTGGCGTGGCGAGGGGAGGCGACCGATGCTGAGCGGATGGAGTTTTCTTTTGGCAATTGGCAGGGAGGGTGTTCGTGTACTGGTACGGCAGCGAGCCGCGGGTGTGCGTGACGGACGCCGGCATGGTGCGGGAGCTGCTGTCGTCGAAGCACGCGCAGGTGACGGGCAAATCGTGGCTGCAGCGGCAGGGCGCCAAGCACTTCATCGGCCGCGGCCTGCTCATGGCCAACGGCGCCACCTGGTCTCACCAGCGCCACGTCGTCGCCCCGGCCTTCATGGCGGACAGGCTCCGGGGCAGGGTGGGGCACATGGCGGAGTGCGCCCGGCAGACGGTGCGGGCGCTGCGGGAGGCGGTGGCGCGCGGCGGGAACGAGGTGGAGATGGGCGCCCACATGGCGAGGCTCGCCGGAGACGTGATCGCGCGCACCGAGTTCGACACCAGCTATGACACCGGCAAGCGCATCTTCCACTTGCTCGAGGAGCTGCAGCGGCTCACCGCGCGCTCTAGCCGCTACCTCTGGGTCCCCGGCAGCCAGTGAGTCGACATCACCTCACCTCAAGTACTCATGTTCTCTGCATTACTATGTTCTTCTCCGTGTACAAACTAGGATTCCATCATTGGAATGTTCGATGACAACTAAGCCTACCCGCACGTCCAAGTGCCGGTCTTTCGCGAATGCCCACATGACATGAACGGGGATGCTTTACTTTTTGAGAACTTAGACTAAATTAAACGGAAAAAGCTGGCCATCACCCGGGGGAAAACTAATCAAATCCTCCGCTTCGACCGAGCACCACGCGCCCCTCCAGACAACGACAGGTGAGGCCCATCTTATCGTCTGAGGAGTATTTTCCGCCGTTCGTTGCCCACCTCCTCCCCACTGTACACTCTTCTTCCCCGCACAAGCAGGACCGCAGCCTGGAGCTCTGCGCCGCCCCCCGCGCCGCTGGCCGGCCCAGCTCTCTTCCTCGCCGCCGGTAGGGCGACGCGCCGCCACCGGGCTCATGGCcggcctccgcgccgccgccatcggTGTGTTCCAAGTGCGCCTACCTCTCAACCTCATCTCTGCTCGCCTAgctccggccaccccctctcaacCTCGTAGGAATTCTATCTTCGCCGCCGCTGCTACAAGCTGTCAGACGGTGCTGCTACAATCGCCCGTCTGCCTTGCTACAATTGTGTGTGTGCCCTGCTACAAACGTCAGGCGGACCTGCTACAAATGGCCGGTGGTGCTGCTACAAGTGGCCGGCGGTGCCGCTACAGTCGCCCGTCGAGGCTGCTACAAGCTGTCGGCGGCGCTGCTACAATCGGCCGTCGAGGCTGCTACGGGTGGCCGGCGGCGCTGCTAGAATCGGCCGTCGAGGCTGCTACGAGTGGTCGGCGGCGCTGCTACAAGCTGTCGGTGGCACTGCTACAAAAGTACGTCGGCGCTGCTACGGAAGGCCGGCATGGCTGCTACACAAGGCCGTCGTCGTTGCTACAAACGACGCCGGCGCTGCTACAAGTGGTCTTCTCCGATAGCGTCCTTCCCGGTGGCGTCTACTCGGTGGCGTCCACTCCGGCGGCGTCCTCCCCAGCGGCGTCCTCCCCAGCGGCGTCCACTCCCGTTGCGCATGGTGGCGGTGCAGCCATGGGACACGgatccggtgacatgcccatggcatgtCACCGATGAACAGTGCAGTGACATGCACTATGGGTCGTTGGATCAAAAACGAGCGGACCAGATTAAGTACTGTAGCGCGTCACTGTGGTCGTTCCTGTAGCAGGTACACTGTAGCGTGCGTACTGTAGCAGATACACTGTAGCACGCACACTGTAGCATAGTCCTATTCATGTTCATCTGTCCATCGAGTTTGGATCCAACGGCCAAAAACTAGGTGCATGTCACAGTTACTGTTCATtggtgacatgcccatggcatgtCACCGGATCTCAATCCGCAGCCATGGCTTCCAGATGCGATGCAAACTGGGGCATGTGGATGGCGGGGACCACCCACGTGGTGGAGAAAAGCCTCATATGCATGATGGACATGGTCGGACGGACGCGCGCGGCCCGTTGACTCGATCAAACGGCTGGCGACCCGGGGGATCTGATTTCGGATCcgccgggggacgcccagcactgCCCCAAATGGGTGTTATCTAGCGCGTTTAAATTCGCTGTTAGAGTTAGAGAGGTCTCATCATCTAGGGAAGAGAAGAAATCTTTTCCCGATGATCAACGTTTTTGGGATGCTTTACTTTTCTCCGGTGACAATTTCTCTAGTGTAACACGTTTTTATTTCCAAATATCTGAGTCAACGTGAATCTTCTTTGTGTGCGTCATCTCATTGTAATGTGGCGTATTCATTTTATTTATCACGTTTTATTTACTTAAACTATATATTTCATTTTATTAGGTATTTTCCAAGCAAGTACAGGAGAGAGATAAAACGGCTGAACGGGGAGCTAGAGAAGATGCTCAAGGAGTCGATCCAGCGCAGCCGCGAGATCGCGGACGAAGGCCGGACGCCCACAGCAGGGGCGTGCGGCCAGGGCCTCCTGGGGATGCTCCTGGCCGAGATGgagaagaacaagaacaagaaagAGTCCGGCCACGGCGAGCTCGGGTACGACGCCCAGACCATGATCGACGAGTGCAAAACCTTCTTCTTCGCCGGCCACGAGACGTCGGCGCTGCTCCTCACCTGGGCCATCATGCTGCTCGCCACGCACCCGGAGTGGCAGGACAAGTCCCGCGCCGAGGTCGCCCAAGTCTGCGGCGACGCCCCGCCCGCCGCCGACCACCTCCCCAAGCTCGCCGTTGTAAGCCACTGAACCCCAGCGAAACATATGAGCTCCGGCGTGCGCTGTAATATAATGGCAGTGTTTGACTCATCGATGCGTGCGCAGCTGCAGATGGTGATCAACGAGACGCTGCGGCTGTACCCGCCGGCGACGctgctgccgaggatggcgttcgAGGACATCACGCTCGGCGGCGAGCTGCGTGTGCCGAGGGGCGCGTCGGTGTGGATCCCCGTGCTGGCCATCCACCACGACGAGGCGGTGTGGGGCGCGGACGCGCACCAGTTCAGGCCGGACCGGTTCGCGCCAGGGCGTGGCCGGCCCGCGGCCGGCCGGTTCCTGCCGTTCGCCGCCGGGCCGCGCAACTGCGTCGGGCAGGCGTACGCCATGGTGGAGGCCAAGGTCGTCCTGGCCATGCTGCTCGCGAGCTTCCGCTTCGGCATCTCCGACGAGTACCGCCACGCGCCCGTGAACGTGCTCACGCTCCGGCCGCGCCACGGCGTGCCCGTGCGACTGCTGCCGCTGCAGCAGCGAACCTAGGTCGGCTTGGGTTTTAGCTGCCTACTCGCGTAGCGTTTACAATTTTGGGATTCTTTTCTATTCTGCTTGATTAGAGAGAAAATTTTGCGCTTTGATTCGGGATGCATATGATTGTCCAGAAGTACGCCTTCTTTATAACTTTTAAGACGCGAACGTGAAGATTTTCGTCCCCGCGCGTGACGCATCTGCGTTTCTACGATTTTGGAACGGACGGCTAGATGGCAACTTttgttttttcaaaaaaaaaacattgcCACGTGGGCAAAGTTGCTGGGCCCGCATCTGTTTTTATTCAGTCCATGGGGCCTCTCGCGCGTGGGCAAGCGCACAATTGTTTTTCAAGGATACATCATGGACACTTGTATCGATTTAGGTGCAACTCCACGCCAATCCGAGGGGATAGTACGCACGGCTAAAACAACTACTCGCGGCATCTTCACTTTTCTACCGGCGTAAGTGCATCTCTAAACAGTCTAGCTGCTCGCCAGAGCTCCGCATCCTCAGAGATCTTCTGGACCACCGTGTCCTTGGAAGGAGTCGCACCTTCAAAAACAACGTCATTCCGATGACGCCAAAGACTCCAGCATATCAGCAATGTCGCCGTCCAAAGTTCTCGGTCGCCTCCCGGACCTCCTTTTTTTTTGCAGCAACTGACGAGTGTGGTGTCTGGCCGTGGCATCTAGCGGAGCTTGCCCCACAAGCGTAAGAAAACAGCCCACACCTCACGCACCAGGATGAAACCCATGAGAAGGTGATCCAGGGTCTCGCCCCCTTGGTCACAGAAAGGACAGGATGCCGGGTGTGGGAGCCCACGCCGACTGAGCCTGTCGACTGTCCAACACCTATTCCGCACTGCTAGCTACATGAACACTTTGCAGTTCGGTGGGGCGCGTGACTTCCAAATCTGCATCGCGCCGGCCATGTCCTCTCTGGCCCTGAACATCCCCTCATAGCAGTGGAGTAGGAGTTGTTACTTTCCCACCCCCACCTGAAACTGTCCTCCACGCCCTCGACAAGGGTGACGTGCACTAGTCGGTCCACCACATCGAACAACTCCAAAAGTGCAGGTGCACCTAGGTCCGGGGACAGGTCCTCAAGCCACCCTCCCTCCAGTCCCTCACGGACTTTGCGTTGCTTAACCGCGCGTTTTGGCACAACGACACACAAGTTTGGGGCAATCTCGCTAATCCGTCCACCGGGCAGCCAGCGATCCGACCAGAAGAGAGTGGACGCTCTGTCTCCTAATACTGAGAAAGTAGCTCCTTCGAAAAGATGCCTCGCTAGCTGAGGAACTTGGATGTTTAGCTCTTTCAACGGATTGGATTCATCTACCCACTGAAGCCAAAGCCATCTGGTCCTCAGCGCCACATTCATCATCCTCAAGTTTGGAATACCGAGTTCACCCCATTCCTTAGGGGTGCATACTTTGTCCCACGCCACTAGACAGTGGCCCCCTTCACATCTTTCCGTCCTTTCCAGAGGAAGCCCCTTATGATATTCTCAATAGCAAGAATGGTCTTGACCGGTATGTCGAGGGACATCATGGAGAAAATAGGCATCGCAGACACCGTCGAACGGACGAGTTCCAATTGGCCCCCTTTGTCGAGCAGCGACGCCTTCCATCCCGGCAGCTTGTTGGCTACATTGTACACGAGGTATTGGAGCTGAGCCGCGGATGGCTTACTCAAAGACAACGGAAGCCCCAGATACCGTTGAGGGAAAGGTTCTACAGGGCTCCGTAACTCCTGCTCCACTAAGGCCACGTGGGCGTCCGTGCATCGGATAAGGTTCGCAGAGCACTTGGCAATGTTGGTGCGGAGCCCCGAGGCTGTCCCAAAATCCTCGATTACCGCCATAAAAGTCCGAAAGTCCATGACTGAGGGCCACGGGAAGgtcacgacatcatccacataaatGGATGTGCGGTGACGCAACCCTGATGGTGCCAGCGGGCTCAGCAatccctcatccgcggccttctgGATCACCAGGTGCAGAATTTCCATGAGCAGAATGAAGAGCTGTGGGGATAACGGGTCGCCCTGTCTGAGTCCACGCCTATTGGCAATCCGCAAGCCCGGAGTGCCGTTAAGCAAGATGTGTGTCGAGGCCGTGGACACAAGAGCACAGAAGCACGTGATGAGCCTCTCCCCAAACCCCAGCTTCCGGAGCACATCCATGAGGAAAGACCAGTCGACCGTATCAAAGGACTTGGTTATGTCCAACTTCATGAGGACAGCCGAGATGGAGCTGCTATGGAGTTTGCGTGCAGTCCCCTGGACCATCATGAAATTCTCATGCAGGCACCGTCCACGCACAAAAGCACTCTGGTGAGCCCCCACAATCTGCGGGAGAACTGGGGCAATCCGGTTCGCCAAAACTTTCGCCACCCACTTGGCGATGCCGTGAATGAGACTGGTCGGCCTAAAGTCTCGCACCTCTTCTGCCCCTGGCTTCTTAGGGAGAAGTGTTGTAACATCCCAGGTTTTTCAAAAATCAAAAAAACTTGTATGCATTCATGTCATTTGTGCATTTGTTTGTTCACATAAAATATTAAACACAAATATGACACAACCACAGTTACATACCCTATTTGTAAAGGTCCTAATTATGTACCATGCTATTTTGGTTCAAAACTTTGTTCACTATTGTTTAAATCAAAGCCctaatttttacaaaattttagaaATGGGTTTGACCCTAATTGGACTCCTAAAACAAAAGTtatgaagaaaacagtaaaaagaaaaaggaaaaataaatagaacaaaaaaaaaagagttgGACCGACCGAGCTGGGCCAGCCCGCGTCGCGCCAGCCCAACCCGGCCGAAAACCAGCCCAACCCGCGCgccccttttcccctctttctcacgGACAGCCTGGCCCCACCGGTCAGCGGGGCCCGCATGTCGGCGTCGTCTTCAACCTCGGGCCGTGCCCGAGCcggactcctcctcctcccgaaACCTAAACGCGTCGGCCCCACCTCGGCGTCCGTGCCGTGGAGCACACGCCCGGCCCCCTATAAATACCGCCGCCTCCCCCGCCTCCTTTTCCCCCACCCAGctcccgccgccgcgccgccaatCTACGGCGATTGCTCGCCGTAGTGCCGCAGCCGCCACCGCCTCCAGCCGCCGCTCCCGCCCACCCTAGGCCGCCAAATACCGCGCCACCGACACCAACCactccgccgcgcgccgccgcacgccgtagCCACCTCCGTCGCTGCCGGAGACCGCCGCAGCCGCCGCGCCCAAACCCGCTGAGCCGCCCCGCCACCCCGTCTCCGCCGGCCAGGTAAGCCCCTgccctttctttttatttttcttttctttttgtttttcgtCCGTCAGATCTGAATCTGGTGGCTCAGATTAGATCCCGTACCGAACCGGTACGGGCCAATCATAGCGCGCCGCGTGGCAGTCCTAGTCAGCCCCTGCCAGTCAGATTAGTCAAACTGTTTTCAAATTCGAAATTTAAATGTCAGATTACATGTACAACTTATAAAATCCGTATAAAATCAACCGtagggccaaattttacaaactttatagttTTGGAAAGGTTACAGTATGTACTACACGTTTATGTAATAATATGACATAGGTACTGTGATATATCTCGTGTCAAATTTTAATTAGAGAAATAGACCAGATTACACTataaaaattgtataaaataatctactgggccaaatttaatgattttgtactttttggaatcctcagaacatgtacttcaacttggtataggagttgtacaactttgatacgtgcacaaacttgctttagtaaaatctatccgaatcagtaattcgacgataattcaaattctataaattgTTTTCGAATAATTCCAATTGCCCTACTCTTGTGTTACTGTAGCCTATCCAGGGAGGTCaaattcatatttttacaacacaTAGTGCTTGCTGTAGTTAATTAATAAGGTTGTATATGTAATGTAGATACTCGATTCATGgtttttctaaatcaaattaaatGTCCGGAATATTTTATTAACATTGCACATATCAGAGAACACATAATGCAACACTTACACACCACCTCTCGTGTGAAGTCAAAttgttgcatagcatgcatgcatacatgtctatgattgtgcatatcgaatgtttgtttatttttgttgtgCTTGTTTGAGTAGATCGTGGAGGAGATCAAGGTGGTGCTTGTGATTGCTGTGATTGTgcgggttgctttgatcaaggcaagtgacattcaaatcctacttattttctttatgcattagtgttttgaaactagtatgcatggtaggattttgatttcaaaagtaaagtattatgctatgcttagaaaaccctagtagtgtgtagctactcctgaacccATTGCTAGGGTGCCTTAATTTTTGCTTTGCAACATCAAATACCAAATGCTGTTTCGTTATTGGTTGTGAGTGtttgaaaatttaaaattaacaaccctaatgaaacacctgggtggattggttgatggtgggcggctgctcaggtccacgcccctagtaggctgaagtggtgaagtccacgcccctagttggctgaagtggtgaatccctgagagttcgcatgttgtagagtggtcgcttttgactgcacacctggttttcaccaggggatcgtgtgggggtttactacctgtgaggggttttaagcttgtgagttccacttgtggttggccacccaggattaaagagattactatgtcgtccatgttttagttagcttccatttgcagccttatggtattatgggctctgccgggattaagtaagttgtgagggttcaacttgtgactagacagtgggtggaggcgacggccaagggaacgggtctagtttgtatggttgaattcttcttctgaaagatcttgtctcattcttctcttgggaagggtgggtcgtaaggtgaaagtgcacaacctctcgagagttaaatctaagatcttagccgtgtccccggttacggacaatttgagcttctaggcagggaatgtacggaagaatctcatcattgttttctgaatgtatttaaaatttgtatcaacctttgaaaactcatgggagatgtaaccatgtgattattctaaacccatggaggatttaaccatggtgtgatttcataatgtcattcaaagattttcaaaagtgttttgttttaaataaaatgtaggataaaattggctttgcgcaaatttgcctaaactccacttgccaaatatcatgtagatagtcatgcccaaaacagccaccatataagtgtcatttgccagtacatcattgtactgacctccattcgtggggctgcatattcaaacgtgcaggttatTCTGAAGACGGATACtaataggatctcgagtctacattccaacatgtctgcctgtggcgcatggagatgaTGGAGGCTCATTGAAGTTTATTTCCGCTGTGTTTTCTTTGGATATTTATATTTGAGCTAGTCcaagtgactatgcaatttgtaagactttattttatctcctgtggatctacgttgtagtaatttgatactattgcaatgattactatattttgtaatatgtgtgctatcagtgatcccgagaatagcactatacacatgtatcttgcctttaattaaaaggtagggtgctacagaatggtatcagagcatagtgttgcctgtagaatcgagaccctaggtttggattagaaataggaagaccctaggaaATACAAGTACATTACTTTATCTTGTCTCTTCTCCAATACTTCTCATACTCTAATCTTTAATCATTCTAAAAATGTTTTCCTTCTTTTCTTAGATGACCAGCCTCATTGAATCCATCAAGAAAGGACCAGTGATGACCATGACCCTGAAATGTGACACTGAGTTTCCAAAGGCATTAAAGAATATCATGGAGAGCATGGGACTCAAAGGAGAAGCAGTGTACAAGGGATTTCCTGTGATGGATGACGGACAAGAGTATTGGTGGGTGCAACTTCACCTATACAAGGACGAAGAAGACGACTCCAAGAAGATGGAACATTGGATGTTCACCAACCCTGAACTCCACACGTCCTTCTTCGATTCCGCAAGATGTGTTGCCTGGGCAGCTATAAATGAACTTGGAGAAAGACTCAAGTATAGGCTGCACAACACCCAGAAGGACCTCAAAGAAGAAAAGGAGGAGACCGCTAACCTGAATACTACCGTAGGTCGACTTCgaagtgacatggttgacttATCCCTTAAACTTGGTATGTATGAAGAGCTCAATAAAGCCAAGGACAGTCAGATTGCAACCCTGAGGAAAAGAATGTTGTTGTATAGTGGTTCTACCTGAAGTTAACCAAGAAGCCTTAGTTCGACCTCCAATTAAAACTTATGTAATCTATTAGGCTCTTTTGTATTGTCCTACTATCTGATGTATGGCAGTACCAACTATCTTAGTCGTATTTTCGAAACTCGTTAAATATAAACAAAGTTTGGGATTTGGTTTTAAATG
It includes:
- the LOC127301749 gene encoding cytokinin hydroxylase, yielding MAPVVVLALAALPLLFLLAKAIWVTISCYYLTPARIRRILSSQGVHGPSPRLLVGNLRDVSALVAESTAGDMGSLSHDIVGRLLPHYVLWSKTFGRVFVYWYGSEPRVCVTDAGMVRELLSSKHAQVTGKSWLQRQGAKHFIGRGLLMANGATWSHQRHVVAPAFMADRLRGRVGHMAECARQTVRALREAVARGGNEVEMGAHMARLAGDVIARTEFDTSYDTGKRIFHLLEELQRLTARSSRYLWVPGSQYFPSKYRREIKRLNGELEKMLKESIQRSREIADEGRTPTAGACGQGLLGMLLAEMEKNKNKKESGHGELGYDAQTMIDECKTFFFAGHETSALLLTWAIMLLATHPEWQDKSRAEVAQVCGDAPPAADHLPKLAVLQMVINETLRLYPPATLLPRMAFEDITLGGELRVPRGASVWIPVLAIHHDEAVWGADAHQFRPDRFAPGRGRPAAGRFLPFAAGPRNCVGQAYAMVEAKVVLAMLLASFRFGISDEYRHAPVNVLTLRPRHGVPVRLLPLQQRT